A single Chlamydia suis DNA region contains:
- a CDS encoding phospholipase D-like domain-containing protein, which translates to MSIHRSDSHRHVSRHHHSGGHSSHRSSTPSHRERTARSVSRAYRSSTHHHDPRDYRQARAESRRYTLESYTHSYRRRHSPQLTDSRDRVSAVTSRHISPNHAPSRRDRDMRVSEASSHRSSRSHHTDSSRRDRRSSSRQTSSRRPASGSVPRPLTQEELVTFFSAHQSTNNNPTKAICKAILSAKKLVCMKMYKISSPEIIQALIKASRHTPVRVQYQDSPNIEDLCKGSSVDLISSETTALFHKKTTCIDNKMVFAGSANYTPLSLQYDVNWTSKITDPEACRSILTAQKKSTYLGGGQTLTYVPSSRQYHGQLKNILLKHIDDARSNIRVAVYVFTAPDLFAALARAVRRGVRVKVIIDPRQKAIAYGVASKTTPPLPVYERTHDGVLHTKMCCIDNKVIFWGSANWSTGGFRINAEDSFILCPASQTQLDAFNDIWRFLESNNTLITEETAKIPLRPKRSAEEALATLSSPLDDDPEEGTSQGPCVKRKR; encoded by the coding sequence ATGAGTATCCATCGTTCCGACTCTCATCGTCATGTTAGTAGACACCACCACAGCGGGGGCCATTCTAGTCACCGTTCCAGCACCCCCTCCCATCGGGAGCGCACGGCCAGATCTGTTTCAAGAGCTTACAGATCTTCTACACATCATCACGATCCCCGAGACTATAGACAAGCTCGCGCAGAATCTCGGCGGTACACCTTAGAGAGTTATACTCATAGCTATAGAAGAAGACACTCCCCTCAACTAACGGATTCAAGAGATCGCGTATCCGCAGTCACTTCGCGCCATATTTCACCCAACCACGCTCCATCAAGAAGGGACCGGGATATGCGCGTTTCCGAAGCTTCCTCACACCGCTCCTCACGCTCTCACCACACCGACTCTTCTCGTCGCGATAGACGAAGTTCCTCACGCCAAACCTCATCAAGGAGACCTGCAAGCGGTAGCGTTCCCCGCCCGTTAACACAAGAAGAACTTGTTACCTTTTTCTCCGCGCATCAAAGTACAAATAACAATCCAACAAAGGCGATTTGTAAAGCGATTCTCTCTGCCAAAAAACTGGTTTGCATGAAGATGTATAAGATCTCATCGCCAGAGATTATCCAGGCTCTAATCAAGGCCTCTCGACACACACCCGTTCGTGTGCAATATCAAGACTCTCCCAACATAGAAGATCTCTGTAAGGGAAGCTCTGTGGATCTAATCTCCTCGGAAACAACAGCTCTTTTCCATAAAAAAACCACTTGTATTGATAATAAAATGGTATTCGCTGGATCAGCTAACTATACCCCACTCTCTCTTCAATACGATGTCAACTGGACCTCTAAAATCACAGATCCCGAGGCTTGCAGAAGTATCCTTACGGCGCAAAAAAAATCTACCTACTTAGGAGGAGGCCAGACCCTTACTTACGTTCCTTCTTCCAGACAATACCATGGACAGCTTAAGAACATCCTTCTCAAACATATTGATGATGCGAGATCCAATATTCGCGTTGCTGTGTATGTCTTTACGGCTCCCGATCTGTTTGCCGCTCTAGCTAGAGCTGTTAGAAGAGGAGTGCGCGTTAAAGTTATCATCGATCCTCGTCAAAAAGCTATTGCCTATGGTGTGGCAAGCAAAACCACACCACCACTTCCTGTGTATGAGCGAACTCATGACGGAGTGCTACATACCAAGATGTGTTGCATTGACAATAAAGTTATTTTCTGGGGATCCGCTAACTGGAGCACAGGCGGTTTTAGGATAAATGCAGAAGATTCCTTCATCCTTTGCCCTGCGTCCCAAACACAACTGGACGCTTTCAATGACATCTGGAGGTTCTTAGAGTCCAATAACACTCTCATCACCGAGGAGACTGCCAAAATTCCTCTTCGACCCAAACGATCGGCAGAGGAAGCTCTAGCAACACTCTCTTCCCCATTAGACGACGACCCAGAAGAGGGCACTTCACAAGGCCCTTGTGTCAAACGAAAACGCTGA
- the rpmG gene encoding 50S ribosomal protein L33, translating to MASKNREIIKLKSTESSEMYWTVKNKRKTTGRLELKKYDKKLRKHVIFKEAK from the coding sequence ATGGCCAGCAAAAACCGCGAAATTATTAAATTGAAAAGCACAGAAAGTTCTGAAATGTATTGGACTGTTAAAAACAAAAGAAAAACAACCGGTCGACTAGAACTTAAAAAATATGATAAAAAGCTGCGTAAGCACGTTATCTTCAAAGAAGCTAAGTAG
- a CDS encoding alpha/beta hydrolase, producing the protein MKKFASFLCLLSSSCFAAPVEVPGFPAIPETYLTITEDKVAPRERCRSVNVVSCGYNLVGVFHTPTTPMPQGGYPTVIFFHGFRGNCFGSDGVYRELAQLLASNGIAVARFDMAGCGSSEGCCDQIPARTYLRNGEDILAAVSEYSEVNPHRIGIAGVSLGCHTTIHLASTYKPRKYTIQAISVWAPVADGIILLKEICATIGLSTLADPSAASGVGQAFGFKHLPIKLCREDIDFFLGIQDHVLLLSLPRRIPILHQHGLDDRVVSMAHQRLFLGAAPTQMLFKIYANTAHDIASSPFRSQVLQDILTHFKTNL; encoded by the coding sequence ATGAAAAAGTTTGCTTCCTTCCTATGCTTATTATCCAGCAGCTGTTTCGCTGCTCCCGTTGAGGTGCCAGGATTTCCTGCTATTCCAGAAACATACCTCACCATCACGGAGGATAAAGTAGCGCCTCGGGAACGTTGCCGCAGCGTAAATGTTGTTAGCTGCGGATACAACCTTGTAGGAGTATTCCACACCCCTACAACTCCTATGCCTCAAGGGGGTTATCCAACCGTCATCTTTTTCCACGGATTTCGAGGAAACTGTTTTGGATCTGATGGGGTGTACCGCGAACTCGCCCAGTTGCTTGCGTCTAACGGAATTGCTGTTGCTAGATTTGATATGGCAGGATGTGGAAGCAGTGAAGGATGCTGCGATCAAATCCCCGCGCGCACCTATCTAAGAAATGGAGAGGACATCCTAGCCGCAGTATCCGAATACTCAGAAGTCAATCCTCATCGCATCGGCATTGCTGGCGTCTCTTTAGGATGTCATACCACCATCCACCTGGCTAGCACCTATAAACCTAGAAAGTACACCATTCAAGCTATTTCTGTTTGGGCTCCTGTCGCCGATGGCATTATTCTTCTCAAGGAAATCTGTGCAACAATCGGCTTATCTACTCTGGCCGATCCTTCTGCGGCTAGCGGCGTTGGCCAAGCTTTTGGATTCAAACATCTTCCTATCAAACTTTGTCGAGAAGACATCGACTTTTTCTTGGGAATCCAAGACCATGTTCTCTTGCTTTCCCTGCCAAGAAGAATTCCTATCCTTCATCAACATGGTCTCGACGATCGCGTGGTTTCTATGGCCCACCAACGTCTATTTTTAGGGGCAGCTCCTACACAGATGCTCTTTAAAATCTATGCCAACACTGCTCACGACATTGCCTCCTCTCCTTTCCGCAGCCAGGTTTTACAGGATATTTTAACACACTTTAAAACAAACCTTTAA
- a CDS encoding MAC/perforin domain-containing protein: MQRSSFLYVVQPLSVFNPRLGRHPVASEAYIEEENRLAAFIEDLPVEIFDTPSFMEKTSQEPPYILSWEATKDGALFTVLEPRLSACAATCLVASSIPMRSDEELLEEIKQTLLKSSSDGILYRISRETLPKEKKAPKVSLVSDEIELIRNVDFLGRAVDIVKLDPINILNTVSEENVLDYSFTRETAQLSPDGRFGIPQGTKFFPKPSLDVEINTSIFEENTSFTQNFSASVTFCVPDFFAAVPFQNPPLVGSGQKEILVTRKQLFPSYTPKLVDIVKKYKREAKILINKITFGNLWRHQAKSQILTEGSVRLDLQGFTESKYNYQIQVGSHTIAAVLIDLGISSIKSASEQTYAIRKIKSGFQRSLDDCHIYQIETKKNLDALSQDPTNPFVSQSEDSDLSLSEAAAFSGSLTCEFVHKNTRHAKNTVTCSTAAHSLYILKEDDGSNPTQKRLDSCFRSWIENKLNENSPDSWTAFIQKFGTHYITSATFGGLGFQVLKLSFEQVEELHSKKISLETAAANALLKSSVSSSTESGYSSYSSSSSSHTVFLGGTVLPSVHDDHLDFKDWSESVHLEPVPIQVSLLPITNLLTPQYFPEIDPTELARKRNALQQAVHVYLKEHKIDEQGERSVFTAGINNPSSWFTLEAARAPLVVSSPYVASWSTLPYLFPRLTERSSATPIVFYFCVNNNELSSQKMLNQTYCFIGSLPIRQKIFGSEFAGCPYLSFYGNAGEAYFDNSYYTTRCGWVVEKLNTTKDQLLRDGDEVRLKHVSSGRYLSTTPLQDNHSTLSRTTRQEDAIFIIKKSSGY; encoded by the coding sequence ATGCAACGTTCTTCCTTTTTGTATGTTGTTCAGCCCCTTTCTGTTTTTAACCCTCGATTAGGACGCCATCCTGTCGCCTCGGAGGCTTACATCGAAGAAGAGAATCGCTTAGCTGCTTTTATTGAGGATTTACCTGTAGAAATTTTTGACACCCCTTCTTTTATGGAAAAAACCTCTCAAGAACCTCCTTATATCCTATCTTGGGAAGCTACAAAAGACGGGGCTCTTTTCACAGTCCTTGAACCCAGACTCTCCGCTTGTGCTGCTACCTGCTTAGTCGCTTCTTCTATCCCTATGCGATCAGATGAAGAACTCTTAGAAGAAATCAAACAAACCCTGTTAAAAAGCTCTTCCGACGGCATACTATATCGCATTTCTCGAGAAACCCTTCCTAAAGAAAAAAAAGCTCCAAAGGTGTCTTTAGTTTCAGATGAGATCGAGCTTATTCGCAATGTCGACTTTTTAGGCCGCGCTGTTGATATCGTGAAATTAGATCCCATAAATATCCTCAACACAGTAAGCGAAGAGAATGTCCTAGATTATTCCTTTACAAGAGAAACTGCTCAGCTAAGCCCGGATGGACGATTCGGCATTCCTCAAGGGACAAAATTTTTCCCAAAACCCTCTCTTGACGTAGAGATCAACACTTCTATTTTTGAAGAAAACACTTCCTTTACACAAAACTTTTCTGCTTCCGTCACCTTCTGCGTACCCGATTTTTTTGCCGCAGTACCTTTTCAAAATCCTCCGTTAGTGGGCTCTGGACAAAAGGAAATTCTAGTAACTAGAAAACAGCTTTTCCCTAGTTATACTCCTAAACTTGTCGACATCGTTAAAAAATACAAAAGAGAAGCCAAAATCCTCATCAATAAAATCACCTTCGGTAATTTATGGAGACACCAAGCTAAAAGCCAAATTCTTACAGAAGGAAGCGTTCGTTTAGATTTGCAAGGGTTTACGGAGTCGAAGTACAATTACCAAATCCAAGTCGGATCACATACTATTGCCGCTGTATTGATCGACTTAGGAATTTCTAGTATCAAGTCGGCGTCAGAACAAACCTACGCTATACGGAAAATCAAATCCGGGTTTCAACGTAGTTTAGATGACTGCCATATCTATCAAATTGAAACCAAAAAAAACCTTGATGCTCTGTCTCAAGATCCAACAAATCCCTTTGTATCTCAATCTGAAGACTCCGACTTGAGCCTTTCTGAAGCAGCAGCTTTCTCTGGTAGCCTTACTTGCGAGTTCGTACATAAAAATACCCGTCATGCCAAAAATACCGTGACTTGCTCTACGGCTGCGCACTCACTTTATATTCTCAAAGAAGATGATGGTTCTAACCCTACTCAAAAACGTCTGGACAGCTGTTTCCGCAGTTGGATCGAAAACAAATTAAACGAGAACTCTCCAGATTCTTGGACAGCTTTCATCCAAAAATTCGGGACTCATTACATTACATCAGCCACTTTCGGAGGTTTAGGGTTTCAAGTTCTTAAGCTGTCCTTCGAGCAAGTGGAAGAGCTTCATAGTAAGAAAATTTCTTTAGAGACTGCAGCTGCAAATGCTTTATTAAAAAGCTCTGTGTCCAGTAGCACAGAATCCGGCTACTCTAGCTACAGTTCTTCTTCCTCTTCCCACACGGTATTTTTAGGCGGCACGGTCTTACCCTCTGTCCATGACGACCACTTAGATTTTAAAGATTGGTCCGAAAGCGTTCATTTGGAGCCCGTTCCTATTCAGGTCTCCCTACTTCCTATAACAAACCTGTTAACCCCGCAGTATTTCCCTGAAATAGACCCTACCGAATTAGCTCGTAAGCGAAACGCTCTCCAACAGGCCGTTCACGTTTACCTTAAAGAGCATAAAATAGACGAACAAGGAGAACGCTCTGTATTTACTGCCGGGATTAATAACCCCTCTTCTTGGTTTACTCTAGAAGCAGCCCGCGCTCCTCTCGTTGTTAGCTCGCCTTATGTAGCTTCCTGGTCTACACTTCCCTACCTCTTCCCAAGATTAACAGAACGCTCCTCAGCAACGCCTATTGTCTTTTATTTCTGTGTAAATAATAACGAACTCTCTTCGCAAAAAATGCTAAACCAAACCTACTGCTTCATAGGATCGTTACCGATTCGGCAAAAAATCTTCGGAAGCGAATTTGCCGGTTGTCCCTACCTATCCTTCTATGGAAACGCCGGAGAGGCCTACTTTGATAACAGCTACTACACAACACGCTGCGGATGGGTTGTTGAAAAGTTAAATACTACTAAAGATCAACTTCTCCGAGATGGGGATGAAGTTCGCTTGAAGCATGTGTCAAGCGGAAGATATCTATCCACAACACCTCTTCAAGATAACCACAGTACGCTGTCGCGTACAACAAGACAAGAAGATGCTATTTTCATTATCAAAAAATCCTCAGGTTATTGA
- a CDS encoding ABC transporter permease: protein MKLELLLAFKYLIPRKKRFSSSVVSVFSVGIIALVIWLSVVFMSVIHGLQQRWVGDLAKLHASIRIEPSDKYYDSYYYQIDSHAEASQYVYKTIGEKLLAEQTDPYDPDIDFVLPETFPAPEFSASGKVLDPVRVANEKVEAFLSLRKGSFVEFEEGMGYVRLDRSLRQNNVEPRSLSQYLAYSSEDFYQQRVLPFEETDYSTEVLNRFNASPEGWRADFRVLQERFRGESVILPVYYRDQGYRVGDTASLSIFSVKKEGEVRYPLRIIGFYNPGVSPFGGKTIFIDKELATSIRSESEGLGMHNGWQVFLPDVKEIPSIKRALQGLLKEAGVSSYWEVSSLYDYEFFKPILDQLQSDQVLFSIVSFIVLIVACSNVVTMSILLVNNKKKEIGILKAMGASSSRLRLVFGLCGACSGLVGAFIGSILAMVTLKNLNVLTNWLSVLQGREAFNPSFFGEQLPQDFHLPTVMWLLLGTLILAAISGALPAQHVARMQVSDILKSE from the coding sequence ATGAAGTTAGAATTGTTATTAGCCTTTAAGTATCTAATTCCAAGAAAAAAAAGATTTTCTTCTTCCGTAGTTTCAGTTTTTTCTGTGGGGATTATTGCTCTTGTCATTTGGCTGTCCGTGGTCTTTATGTCTGTGATCCACGGACTGCAGCAAAGATGGGTGGGAGATCTCGCGAAGCTGCACGCCTCCATTAGGATTGAGCCTTCTGATAAATATTACGACTCCTATTATTATCAAATCGACTCTCACGCAGAAGCTTCGCAATATGTGTACAAAACCATAGGGGAAAAGCTTCTTGCTGAGCAGACGGATCCCTATGATCCCGATATAGATTTTGTGCTTCCAGAAACTTTCCCGGCTCCCGAATTTTCTGCGAGTGGAAAAGTTTTGGATCCTGTTCGTGTAGCAAATGAGAAGGTGGAAGCCTTCCTTTCTCTTCGTAAGGGCTCTTTTGTTGAGTTTGAGGAGGGGATGGGGTATGTGCGCTTGGATAGATCTTTGCGACAGAATAACGTAGAACCCCGGTCTTTGTCTCAGTATCTTGCCTATTCTTCAGAGGACTTTTATCAACAGCGAGTGCTTCCTTTTGAAGAGACGGATTATTCGACAGAAGTTTTAAATCGTTTCAATGCTTCTCCCGAAGGTTGGCGCGCCGATTTTCGTGTTCTTCAGGAAAGGTTTCGAGGCGAGTCAGTCATTCTTCCCGTTTATTATCGAGACCAGGGCTATCGAGTTGGCGATACGGCATCGTTATCCATTTTCTCTGTAAAAAAAGAGGGGGAGGTACGCTATCCTTTGCGGATAATCGGGTTCTATAATCCCGGCGTTTCTCCTTTCGGAGGAAAAACTATTTTTATTGATAAGGAGCTGGCGACATCCATACGCTCTGAATCTGAAGGCCTGGGCATGCACAATGGATGGCAGGTGTTTCTTCCTGATGTTAAAGAGATTCCCTCTATCAAGCGAGCTCTTCAAGGTTTACTTAAAGAGGCTGGGGTCTCCTCATATTGGGAAGTATCCTCTCTATACGATTATGAGTTTTTTAAACCTATTTTAGATCAGCTTCAAAGTGATCAGGTGTTGTTTTCAATAGTTTCTTTTATCGTGCTGATTGTAGCCTGTTCTAACGTTGTCACTATGTCTATCTTGTTAGTAAATAATAAGAAAAAGGAGATCGGCATTTTGAAAGCAATGGGGGCTTCTTCTTCTCGGTTAAGATTAGTGTTTGGATTATGTGGAGCTTGTTCAGGACTGGTTGGAGCCTTCATAGGATCCATTTTGGCAATGGTGACATTAAAAAATTTAAATGTTTTGACAAATTGGCTGAGCGTATTGCAGGGAAGGGAAGCTTTTAACCCATCTTTTTTTGGCGAGCAGCTTCCCCAAGACTTTCATCTGCCGACTGTCATGTGGTTATTATTAGGAACTCTTATTTTAGCAGCTATTTCTGGAGCTCTTCCTGCACAGCATGTAGCGCGTATGCAGGTTTCTGATATTTTAAAATCCGAGTAG
- a CDS encoding ABC transporter ATP-binding protein, with amino-acid sequence MGILVEARSVSKTIKQHDICIDLLKDVSFRLHAGEVVAITGASGSGKSSLLHLLGTLDQPSSGQILFFGKTVRQEDLPVFRNRRIGFIFQNFYLLEDDSVINNVLMPAQIARKDTGKKSEARERALYLLESVGLAGRQKEKGAVLSGGEKQRVAIARALINDPEIVLADEPSGNLDRGTADTIHELLLSLAEKHRGVLIVTHDRELAGKCHREEILRDGTLMQRQ; translated from the coding sequence ATGGGGATTCTTGTTGAAGCGCGTAGCGTTTCAAAAACTATTAAGCAGCACGACATTTGCATCGACCTTCTGAAGGACGTATCTTTTCGACTACATGCAGGAGAGGTTGTGGCGATTACCGGAGCTTCTGGTAGCGGCAAGAGTTCTTTGTTGCATCTTTTAGGAACCTTGGATCAGCCGAGTTCTGGTCAGATATTATTTTTCGGTAAAACAGTGAGGCAAGAAGACCTTCCTGTTTTTAGAAATCGTAGGATAGGGTTTATTTTTCAGAACTTCTATTTATTAGAGGATGACTCGGTAATCAATAATGTGTTGATGCCGGCGCAAATCGCGCGTAAGGATACAGGAAAGAAGTCCGAAGCACGAGAAAGAGCTCTCTATCTATTAGAGTCTGTGGGGCTTGCTGGTCGGCAGAAGGAAAAAGGAGCTGTGCTCTCCGGAGGAGAAAAGCAACGAGTGGCTATAGCGCGAGCGTTGATAAACGATCCTGAAATTGTGCTGGCTGACGAGCCCTCAGGAAACTTAGACCGTGGAACGGCAGACACGATACACGAACTATTGTTATCGCTTGCGGAGAAGCATCGTGGTGTATTGATTGTAACTCACGACAGAGAATTAGCTGGAAAGTGCCATCGAGAAGAGATTCTTCGCGATGGCACCTTAATGCAGCGTCAGTAG
- a CDS encoding FAD-dependent monooxygenase, giving the protein MIDVLIMGVNPSGLILANILQQHGASIKIIDSRDHVTAPLPLPLHTLPLVLSSSSLELLDNSHLLGNLLDKGRKIFGARYHWKQRSVLFKFNQASASRYPFSLLISYEDLVSHLLQEFEKRGGVVNWATRPVTQVEQNLFIESTKNSSQVYEGREIFTPKWIVACEMDADPDLKDLLKAHIKPKKLHKEALFIDCEEGEPFEEDHLHLLPVTKSFVNFVFYNPYRGSRQLYLANTSGPISSKFKNKLLYTYSLALAENSLSISTSFLQYPFCHGRYIFLGSITNNLSFSYLSGVNTNIHEAFNLGWKILPVIKKAASSQLILARELKTSHVLPHFNEVHQKRASKLLFSNMYTPALMYYYLKGCRQLDSAEGEFYYPSHKASKYEASDIIKASPHDKEIRGPRPGSRALDARLETGDYLLDSLKDAKHLLIFFKERPDLVPALLEEYGEWVDVTVTEDPAVHKLYHANPESLFIIRPDRYIGYRTHAFKLHELISYLLRIFSTEHI; this is encoded by the coding sequence ATGATCGATGTTCTAATTATGGGAGTCAACCCTTCGGGATTGATACTTGCCAACATCTTACAGCAGCATGGCGCCAGTATTAAAATAATAGATTCCCGGGATCATGTAACAGCTCCCCTTCCCCTCCCCCTGCACACTCTCCCTCTGGTTCTATCATCTTCCTCCCTGGAGCTCCTTGATAATAGCCATCTTTTAGGGAATCTTTTGGATAAGGGGCGCAAGATTTTTGGAGCTCGTTATCACTGGAAACAACGCTCGGTTCTTTTTAAATTCAACCAGGCTTCGGCTTCTCGTTATCCCTTTTCTCTTCTTATTTCTTACGAAGACTTGGTTTCTCATCTTCTCCAGGAATTTGAAAAACGCGGGGGAGTAGTCAATTGGGCAACGCGTCCCGTTACTCAAGTAGAACAAAATCTATTCATAGAGAGCACAAAAAACTCCTCTCAAGTGTATGAAGGCAGAGAAATTTTTACCCCGAAGTGGATCGTTGCATGCGAAATGGATGCGGATCCAGACCTTAAAGATCTGCTCAAAGCTCACATCAAACCTAAAAAACTGCATAAAGAAGCCTTGTTCATAGACTGTGAAGAAGGCGAGCCTTTTGAAGAAGATCACCTCCATCTTCTTCCTGTAACAAAGAGTTTTGTTAATTTTGTTTTTTACAATCCTTACAGAGGCTCTCGTCAGCTTTATCTAGCGAATACCTCCGGCCCCATTTCTTCTAAATTTAAAAATAAACTTCTATACACCTATAGCCTAGCTTTAGCAGAAAACTCCCTTTCTATTTCTACTTCGTTTCTACAATATCCTTTTTGCCATGGCCGCTATATTTTCTTAGGGAGCATCACCAATAACCTCTCCTTTTCTTATCTCTCCGGGGTGAACACCAATATTCATGAAGCTTTTAATTTGGGATGGAAAATTCTCCCTGTTATAAAAAAAGCTGCTTCCTCTCAATTGATCCTTGCCAGAGAATTAAAAACCAGTCACGTGCTGCCCCATTTTAATGAGGTGCATCAAAAACGAGCTTCTAAGCTTCTTTTTTCCAACATGTACACCCCAGCTTTAATGTACTACTACTTGAAGGGATGCCGGCAGCTTGATTCCGCAGAAGGAGAATTTTACTACCCTTCTCACAAAGCCTCCAAATACGAAGCCAGCGATATCATTAAAGCCTCTCCTCACGATAAAGAAATCCGAGGTCCTAGACCAGGATCTCGCGCTTTAGATGCTCGATTAGAAACCGGGGATTATTTGTTAGACTCGTTGAAAGATGCCAAGCATCTGCTCATTTTCTTTAAAGAGCGCCCCGATCTGGTTCCCGCTCTTCTGGAAGAGTATGGTGAATGGGTGGATGTAACCGTAACCGAAGATCCTGCAGTTCATAAACTGTACCATGCTAACCCGGAATCTTTATTCATTATTCGTCCGGATCGCTACATCGGATACAGAACGCATGCATTTAAACTGCACGAACTCATCTCTTATCTACTTCGCATTTTTTCTACCGAACATATCTAA
- the ligA gene encoding NAD-dependent DNA ligase LigA — translation MKGLSRDDYIALCTELVEHDRRYYVLDRPTISDYSYDMKMRKLQEIEAMHPEWKVAWSPTVHLGDRPSGQFPVIPHSHPMLSIANVYSLEELEEFFSRTEKFLGYSPTYSLELKIDGIAVALRYKNRAFAQALSRGDGVKGEDITANVSTIRSLPMMLPQDAPEEVEVRGEVFLSYKAFEELNASQREQGKVEFANPRNAAGGTLKLLSAKEAAKRNLDLSVYGLITNYEEPSHFENLQLCARWGFPVAGMPKQCCTKEDVIKHLRKIKETRSELPMAIDGVVIKVDNVADQHRLGLTSKHYRWAIAYKYAPERAETVLQDIVVQVGKTGILTPVAELAPVLLSGSRVSRASLYNEDEIEKKDIRIGDSVYVEKGGEVIPKIVGINLAKRPSDSKPWKMPELCPICHTPVVKEKVSVRCINPCCSGGMLEKLCFFASKGALNIDHLGEKVVTKLFELGLIRSCSDIFALTKEDLQQVPGFKERSVQNLLKSISDAKEVALDRFLTALSIPFVGSTGATVLADHFTTLDNVKNASLEDLLSIEGIGPKVAASVLDFFSKSENIEEIRRMQELGVRVLPRQTDKESSLQGKIFVLTGTLQGMTRSQAEERIRFLGGKISSSVSKNTYAVIAGSEAGSKLKKAHELGVPVWGEDDLLKFLDTTA, via the coding sequence ATGAAGGGTTTGTCTCGCGACGACTACATTGCTTTATGTACTGAATTAGTGGAACATGATCGACGATATTATGTATTAGATCGCCCCACAATTTCTGATTATAGCTATGATATGAAGATGCGAAAGCTTCAAGAAATAGAAGCTATGCATCCTGAATGGAAGGTTGCTTGGTCGCCTACTGTCCATTTAGGAGATCGTCCTTCTGGTCAGTTTCCTGTAATACCTCACTCACACCCCATGTTGTCTATAGCGAATGTATATTCTTTGGAGGAGTTGGAGGAGTTTTTTTCTCGGACAGAAAAATTTCTTGGGTATTCTCCTACATATTCTTTAGAGCTAAAGATTGATGGGATTGCTGTTGCGCTTCGGTATAAAAATCGGGCATTTGCGCAAGCTTTGAGTCGAGGGGATGGTGTAAAAGGAGAAGATATTACGGCTAACGTAAGTACGATTCGTTCTTTGCCGATGATGCTTCCTCAAGATGCTCCAGAGGAGGTTGAGGTGCGGGGAGAGGTCTTCTTGTCATACAAAGCTTTTGAGGAGTTGAACGCTAGCCAGCGAGAACAGGGGAAGGTAGAATTCGCAAATCCCCGTAATGCGGCAGGAGGAACTCTTAAACTACTATCTGCTAAGGAAGCTGCCAAAAGAAATCTTGATTTATCTGTTTACGGCTTAATTACAAATTACGAAGAGCCTTCCCATTTTGAAAATCTTCAGTTGTGTGCTCGCTGGGGGTTCCCTGTTGCAGGGATGCCTAAACAGTGTTGTACGAAAGAAGATGTTATCAAGCATCTTCGAAAGATAAAGGAGACTCGTTCAGAACTACCAATGGCTATAGATGGGGTAGTGATTAAAGTCGATAATGTTGCGGATCAGCATCGCTTGGGGTTGACCAGTAAACATTATCGTTGGGCAATTGCTTATAAATACGCTCCTGAAAGAGCCGAAACCGTTTTACAGGATATCGTCGTGCAGGTTGGCAAAACAGGGATTCTAACGCCAGTTGCTGAGTTGGCCCCCGTTTTGCTATCAGGAAGCCGTGTGTCTAGGGCTTCTTTATATAACGAAGATGAAATTGAAAAAAAGGATATCCGCATAGGGGATTCGGTATACGTAGAAAAGGGGGGAGAAGTTATTCCTAAAATTGTTGGGATTAACCTAGCTAAGCGCCCTTCTGATAGCAAACCGTGGAAAATGCCTGAACTATGTCCCATATGCCATACTCCAGTTGTTAAAGAGAAAGTCTCTGTACGATGTATCAACCCTTGTTGTTCGGGAGGGATGCTCGAAAAGCTATGCTTTTTTGCGAGTAAGGGGGCCTTGAATATCGATCATTTGGGAGAAAAGGTTGTTACTAAGCTATTCGAGCTGGGATTAATTCGTTCTTGCTCGGATATATTTGCTCTTACGAAAGAAGATTTACAGCAGGTTCCTGGATTTAAGGAGCGTTCTGTACAAAATTTACTGAAGAGTATCTCCGACGCCAAAGAAGTTGCTTTGGATCGTTTTTTAACGGCGCTTTCTATCCCTTTTGTGGGGAGCACGGGTGCAACTGTTTTAGCGGACCATTTTACAACGTTAGATAATGTGAAAAACGCTTCTTTGGAGGATTTGCTTTCCATAGAAGGGATCGGTCCAAAAGTGGCAGCATCTGTTCTGGACTTCTTTTCGAAATCCGAAAATATCGAAGAAATTCGTCGTATGCAAGAGCTTGGAGTACGAGTTCTTCCTAGACAAACCGATAAAGAGTCTTCTTTACAGGGGAAAATTTTTGTTCTTACAGGGACTCTTCAGGGGATGACGCGATCACAGGCGGAAGAACGGATCCGTTTTTTGGGAGGGAAAATTAGCTCCTCGGTGTCAAAAAATACGTATGCCGTGATTGCGGGAAGCGAGGCTGGCTCTAAGTTAAAAAAAGCTCATGAATTGGGAGTGCCAGTGTGGGGAGAGGACGATTTGTTAAAATTTCTTGACACAACTGCTTAG